One genomic window of Pontibacillus halophilus JSM 076056 = DSM 19796 includes the following:
- the mce gene encoding methylmalonyl-CoA epimerase — MKKALDHIGIAVRDIHESIQFYTEILGGTLVDHYRSEAQGVESEVAIIDVDGSRIELLMPTNNDTSPIARFMKQKGKGVHHIAYRVDDLDEALQELKQQGIRTLEDTRRINKHGCRLIYLNPADTEGTIVEYCDYPDHIN, encoded by the coding sequence ATGAAGAAGGCTTTAGATCATATTGGGATTGCTGTTCGTGATATTCATGAAAGCATCCAGTTTTACACGGAGATTTTGGGAGGTACATTAGTCGACCACTATCGTAGCGAAGCTCAAGGAGTGGAAAGTGAAGTCGCTATTATCGATGTTGACGGTTCCCGAATTGAGTTGCTTATGCCAACCAACAATGATACATCCCCAATTGCACGTTTCATGAAGCAAAAAGGGAAAGGAGTTCACCATATTGCGTACCGCGTCGATGATTTGGATGAGGCGTTACAAGAACTGAAACAACAAGGGATACGTACATTGGAAGATACGCGGAGAATAAACAAACATGGTTGTCGACTTATATATTTAAATCCTGCAGATACAGAAGGTACGATCGTTGAATACTGTGATTACCCAGATCACATCAATTAA